The sequence below is a genomic window from Phaeodactylum tricornutum CCAP 1055/1 chromosome 14, whole genome shotgun sequence.
GTTTGCATGGTCAATGCCGTCTCCGAGTCCTCACCATTGGaggcaactgactgtgaatgtgaaggGATGACCACgtgaaaacaatccttgtcATCTAACATAGGATAAGGGGTTTTTCTTAACTAAAATTATTACttagaaagtatttcccgcgagagTAAAGACACTTAGaaacagtgtgatttttcccaaatagcgaaaatttcacccttgttcatcccaaataccgaattttctcattGATTATCTAATAGACTTCGTGTCCCGCTTCCGTTGTAGACTGCCGTAGCCAAAATTGAGGTGAGGAATCAATATGTTGTCCGTTGAGTAAAACTATTATTCGTTTCGTTTTAATACGTTTATTGTCTTTTTATGAGTATATAATAGCAATCtaaaaagaaaatgaaactATCATAAAAAAGTGTTGCTGAATGGTATTTGGGAAAGGGAACTTCCTTATGTTAGCAATCGAGTTGACAGCATAACAGTTGAAAAGTAGTAAAATCAACTAGCAGCTTTGATTTTTTCTGAATGTTACATACAAGATTTGAAGAATACATGTGAGAATATTCACAGATCAATGAGCAAGGGTAAAAGTGGATTCTGTTACATTAACAACAATCATGGGAAAGTTTGGAGCCAGATAAGATTTTAAGTGCTCCGTGCAGAAAACAGGCTctttactgacagtgaacaatgTGATCAACACAAAAATGCAACTTACGAAAAAGTGTCAATTTGCAAGAACATGGACAACACAACTCTCAATTTAGTTTCTTGGTGTTGCCAAAGATCAAAGTAGTGAATGGAGAAATAACTTATTTTTGGGTCTATTGTCAAAGTGTCTTGTTTGATGCAAACCACTCCTGTAAGCACAAACTTGCTTCTACAGCTAGCTCAGCTAACTCATCAATTAAACGCAGGGCGGTTTTCTACTATGTAATCTATTGCTGACAGTCAATGTAGGTCACACAAAGTATTGTCGCAACAGGCTTCCTTTTAAAAGTTATGGAACGTTGCTATCAGCTGACCAGCCTTACAAGGCTGCAAAACACTGCTTTCCAACCATGTTCatcggaaacgaaagcgCACATACGGCAGGTCAACTTCCTCGTCCGTGTCCTTATCATTTGCAATTATTTCCAAAATGATGAAGAGCTGGTTGGACGGAAACTCTTTTTTTGTAATGGATGTAATCACATCCGTCATTTTCATGCTTTTGCGCTcttccacctttttcttATTGGCAAAAAAGCTGTACAAGATGCTCACCCCATGGCTGAGCATGGAAATCTCCAAATTGTATTCATTTTCAAAATAATCCATAAATTCGCCCATAGTGATGTCGCCAAGACTCATATCCAACGAATCCCAAGGCGTCCATTCCCATTCTTTGCCCTTGACAAGTGCCTTGGTCTTGGCAGGAGCTGTTGGTTCGGACAAGGTCATGAAGGGAATGGCTAGATTGATGAAGCCGTTTTTATAGGCGTCAATTGACAGCTTCTTGCGAGCCGTACCTACCATTTTGTAAAGCTCTAGGCAAATTAGACCGGTGACCAAGGCGGTTGTCGTCGCAATCGCAGGAATAATACGTCCGGCAATTGCGCGCGAGCGATGTGTGTCTTCCGTTGGAATTTGATAATTCATGGCACGAAGATTAGAACACGCCGTGACAAAGAGCATCTGTTCATCTAAATCCTTGTCAAAATCGATGCCCTGTAACCGAAATCCTGCAAGTTCAGAGGGCTTCGGCAGACTGCCCCAAAGTTCGTCCGCTTCCGCATCGCCGGTATCCATCCCGTTCCCATCCGtcgccttggcttcctcaTCGTTAGCCGCAATCTTTACTCCCTCGGCTGGAGAAAAGTCAGGCACAATCACATCCTTGAGCGTTTGCCGAAAGTAGTCTTCATCGGTGCGTCCCTTGATACCGTACAATTGGGCTCGCATGTTGGCGGCTGCcacaacaaaatcaaagtGATTGCGCATCCCTGCGTCTTCATCTACAGCGTCAATATCAAACACGAGCGGTTTCGGACAACGCTTACTCCCGGACCAAAATTTTGTGCCACTCGATGTGACTTGATCTGGCGGAAAATTATACAGCAATTGCCGAATTTGGTTGTTGAAGAGATTTTCGAATGTCAGACGAGCCCAGGTGACACAGTCCTCGAATGTCAAAGGGCGTTCATCCACCAGCGTGCGACGCAACAACTTGAGTGACTCGGTTTTGGTATTGGGTTGCAATGTTTCCAAGTACTGAGATGGCGGCATGGAAAGGTAAGCATTGACCTCATCGGCCGATTGCTTGAACGCACCTTCAAACCAATCACGCGCCCACTGCAGCGTATGCTGAATCTGGTTCGGAAAGTTTTTAAGCGTGCAAACTGGGATGGATTTTTCTGGTGGATCACGGGTGGCGCCATAATGCTCCGTCAAATGTGGCACAACTACTTGTGTATTGCCCTTGGTACCAAGTGTGCCAGATTCCAGCATTGGTAAGCGATAGAACAAACAGCGCTGATCGACGTAAAGACGCGCTTCAACATTGTCCAAGGCCGTACAAACACCACTGAGCTTATCGTAAAAGTCGTCACCGAACAGGTGCTCTGTGTCTTGCGCCACTTTTTCCTGGTACGCCGTAACGTTGAGCTTTGGATTCATGGCTTTCGCCGCGTCGGCAGCGGTGGCCGACTTGAATTTGTCAATATCGGTGTTGCGAAACAAGAATTGACGCGACAAGTTCGACTTTTCGATGCGATCCATGTCGGTCACGTATACGTGTCCCTTGGACGAACAGCCAACCCCCATGAGTGCCCAGTTTTTCAGCATTTCACAGCCGATTGCCCCAGCGCCGACCATGAAGTACTGCAAGTTGTTAATATTTTCCTGCATGTCGCTCCCAAACACGGCAACTTGGCTATCATAGCGTGACGTGCCCGTTGGTTGGACCAAGGAGGAGTCGATCAACGTATCGGGCAGGGTTTCGTCAGCATCGAGGTAGAAGAAACCTGGAATAGGTGTAAACTTGCCACTGCAAGCCTTGAGAACTTCTTGGCCCACCATGCCTCCAAGTGCTGCGCACATGGGCGAAAGGCACGCCCGCGCACCAGATGCAAAATGCATCAAGAGACGCTCGGCAACCTGAAAGTTGGACTTGAGAATCCCTTCTTTATCGAGTGTATTGGCCAGCGCCAACACTTCTTTAGCTGTATTCACATCCCCTGGCATTGGCAATTCACCCTTTTCATCCAAATACGCCGCAACGGCTTGAAATGCTAGATGCAGTAGAGGTGGGCGGTCAAACTTTGCAAAGTCCGACATCATGAGCTCCCCGGGCTTTTCCAGTTTTTCAGCGTACGATTCAAACTTCAGTGTAACCGGTTGCTTGATTTGTGTGATGTAACCTTGTTGGTTGACTGCGTGCCCGGCACCGTCCCCGTCGGCAATTCCACTGAGATCGACTTCCGGCAACTCAAAGGTAAATGGTCCGGTTGTCTTGATGGCGTACTCCCTGCCTTCTTCCAACCCAGGGACCCCGTGCAAACGGGCAAAGCTGACCTTGTCGCCGTCTTCCAAACCATGACGACCGTGATCTTCCAAGACTTTGACGACAGCGGGATTCTCGTGGACAACAGATTCGATTTGAGacgtggcggcggcttcgCCATCCTTGTCGGCCACCACAAAGGCGTCTCCAAAGTCGCAGAAGGCCATACCAAAAACACTCATGGTGAGTGAATAAATGAAGGACACTTTTTGTTCACGGCAGGCTTCGTTGAGCTGAATGACCAATGCCTTGGGCAGCGGGACCGTAACGACGACACAGGTAAGGCTTCCATCGATCAACGGAAGAACTGAGTCAACGGAGAGATCCGGAACGTCCGCCGTCGTCACGCTGACGTATTGATTGAGTTGCGCCAAAGAGTCTTTGCACAGGGCGGCTCGTCCCTTCGTTCCGCCAATATCAGATTCTTGCAGGTAAAAATTTCCGCCCAAATCAAAGGAAGTAGGCGGCGTTGGATCGACCAACATCATGGAAGAAATCCCGGCAAGGATGCAATTCTTGGCGATTTCCACGCCCAAACCGGAGCAACCAACCAACAACACATTGCTGGCCATCATACGACGCTGAGCTTCATGTCCCATAACGTAGAGTTGGCGCGAATAAAGCTTTTCATCCACTGGCAAAAGGTTAAAAGCAGGAACAAGTGAGAAGAAAACCAAGCTTTCCATTAGAAAACGCACGCAAAACGCAAACTCGGGGAGgctctcactgtcattgGGGCACAACCAAAAGCGTATTGACACGCCCCAGGCCAGTGCAACAAAAAGCGAACGAGGAAATACAGGATGTCCACATccgtcgtcttcgaaaaaagaattcaagtcgtcgttgcttgCCGCTCGCTAGGCGAAACTAAACGCCGAGTGTATGCCCGGCAGCTGCTGTCGTGTAAGGAATCGTTCGTACCTTCGGcagttgctgttgcttccATCCTTTCGGCAGACATAGTGTTACAAAGGCAAATCACTAGGGAGTCGAAAGGAATTGAGATAGGATACGTGTGTTTGTGGATTGTTTTATCTGTAAACACGAAGCCAAAGCGGGTCACTCTAGGAAGGCTGCGTTGTTTCGTGTAGATTGTGTCTACGAGCGAAAGTCTGGTTCGTTAGCAGCGTCCGTCGGTTGTCTCGGTTCCAGAAGGGCTTGTTGGCACGGGGTAAATCCGCTACTGTAACGAACCGCAGCGAGCCGCGGGGAAAACATCGGTCGTCGCCAACCGCACGGTGATCCGTCGTTTTCCCGTCTGGAACGGCGACGATCGGAAAAGATCGCTGTCGATTGAAACGCTGACGGAAGCACCTTTTTGTTAAACCTGAGCCTTATAATAATCCAAGATCCGAAAAATGAAACTCGTGGTGAAAACGCACGTGATACCGACTCGACTTCCACACGGAACCACGAAACGTTTCCGCTCGGGCAGTGACTACTTACTACATTAAGTGTAAACTATATGTTtccatttactgttagcaaacGGAGCCCTTTACCGATATCGAGATTCTATATACCTTTGAGTCTCAGGACTCCCAACGCACATCCTCGCCCAAATAGCTGAAAAACAGATCCCAACCCGCGTTGCCTCAAGAAAATCAGCGACCGAGACCTGTGATACGGAGCCATAAAACTGGATCCACGCACTCGCCAACTCATGCGACGGAGATGGCAGTGAGCTGTTGGTCTATAAACGAAATCACGGGCGTACTAACGGTAGAACCCTACGACTTTTCCCCGTCCCTGCCACTCGCTCCAACTGACTGTGTAATTGCGGCATCGGTGCAAAAAAAAATTTGCGTTTTGGTTGTCTTGCGATAGTTTTCTCTGTATTGTTTTTGCTGGTATCCGACAATGACTTCCAGCGGAATAAAATCCaacactgactgtgagtgaaTAGACAACACTGAAAACAATGAGATTTCATagccagaaaaagaaacttTCCTGGAGATGTGGAGCTAAACACTACCTTTCTACCATTCATAATgcaaaaaaaaaaaacaTTGCCGCTCGTTGACGACATTGGTACGTGTAACAGCAATATCTCTCGCAAACTGACGGCATCACAGCCTGATACTGAAGACAATGAAGATCAGCGTGGTGACGAGGAGGGCTACGCCGACCTTGCAACTTGCAATaatgaagacgacgatgatgatagTGATAACGAGAACGGCGACGAAAATGAAACTGCCACGTTGGACGCATCGGACCAGCTTGTTCACATTTCACAGAGGGTCATACCTACAGAAGTGTTTGACACGACAAAGAAGATAGCACCTATGCTCTTGCAACTAAGGACTCCACAGCCGTTCAAGAGTCACTTTGCCAGCACAAACTTCCCCGTGAAGCTATCTCCCATTTCGATGTACAAACAACATCACTTTCGTACAAAGGTTCGCCAACGGTCTCCAAAAAGGTGGACCCCGTCACCTTGCATTAGTCCTGCATCACTTGCCGATGGTTTTCACTATCGTTGCCGCTCCTTTGAAGATCCCTTTGAACAAAGGGACGATAGAGAGGAGGTAATCTTAGTGAAGAAGGCTTAttcggacgaagaggaaactGAATCTGCAAAATCGTGCGATTCCCGAAGCCGACTCTTGACAACCTCAATAGCGCATGCCAAGCACAGAACCAACTTATGTTTACCGGTGAAGGCAATCCCTTACAGGGGCTTCTCCCCAAAGTCGGTTGGTCGAACCTCAGGGAGTCCCGAGGAGCGCGTAGGCCTCTTGAAGGCAGAGGCTTTGGAAACGCAAAGCCGAATCAAGCCCTATAATTTGGAAGGCATTTtggatcgtcgtcaacatcgaTTCCAGACGCGACACAAAGACGAAAGCGAATTTGAAAGACCTATATGGATTTTGCAGGGAAGAATGGCCACTCAAGCTAAAGGGGAAGGCGATAACCAGAGCGAAGACCGCAGAGAAGAAATATCACCCGCACTTCCACACGATACCCCCACATTTTTGGTAAGTAGCGTAACTACCAAAGCAGGAAAAGCAATTTCAGACGATGCCGTCTCTTTACAAATGATGGGGCCTGACGGCATCCTTCATCAAGAGAGCGGCAAGGAGCGACCGTCTTTGGTATCCAGTAAGACATTACAAGATCGGATGAACTGTAAGTCTCAGTGTACTATACTTCACGAAAGGCGACGTCAAAGCTCTCGCAAAATGAGAAGCATTGCTTCACATTGTGGAAACTACAGTCACGGTGCTTGTATGGACGCTCTGCACGGTGATGGAGATTTATCGACCGTAACAGAGCTACCTTCCGAAGAAGAGCGAACACAAGCTTCTACCGCTGACTGCCCCGCTAGACCGCCCATCGATATTCTTTCATACGGCTCAAGTTTGGCGGATTCGAAATCTGTTACTGCACTGAATGATGATATGACGATTGAAGACAATTTCTTGCTTGGACAAATTCAATCCAGCAGTATCGAAGTCTACTTGGAGGGTATGGAGATTTAGCGAGATGCGACATGGAGCCCTTGACGACAAACAGAAGTAAGCTATGGTCTTTTGTCTTGAGGGTTGTGGACATGAAATCTTTAATTGAGAAATTGAAAGCACACATTGCAGAGCTCTCAGCCAGCCGCTTCTTCGACAAACATCTCCGGCGCATAGGCTCCGGAGAGAAAGAGAATACAGCCCACAGTCACCCTATATTGCTATGCTATCTTGCTCCGAAATCAAGCAATGTACATCTAAAAGAATACAACTTTCAGGAAAAGAGCAAAGAGGGACAAATCGGCTTGCCTCTGTATAAACGGAATGACGCTCAGAAAAACCTTTCATCACAAATTAATCTTCGCAATAGCACTACCGGATGTGACGGACTCGCTAATGCGGCAAACAGGAGTCAAAAGGCGAGGTGGACACGTTCATTGCTATGATTTGCCATTTTGTTGTCTCCTTCCTTAGTCAAGAATAGATCCTTGGATGAGTTCTGATATTTTGACGGTAGTAATGTCCCCCGTGCGGGAAGTATCCTGAGCAGGATGCGTTCCGTTTTAACCACATTGACAATCGCTGAACGAATTGTTTTCCAAACAAGTTGGATTGATCCAATCTCAAAAATAGAAAGATTCAGAGCTTGAAGGGTCGGATAATAATTTTCGGGTCTTTCCAGCTTGTCAAACTTTCCAGCGAGCAGCTTGCGCCTCATGGGAAGTTGTCAGGGCGCTATTGCCGGTTTCCGACATAACCGTAATCAGCATAATCTCCGGTCGTTTGTAGGCCAAACTCGCCAAACTCATTGTTCTCCGTCATTGCGACAGCAAGTTCCCGTGTGATGGTCTGGGGCCCTCTAGTGTCTGGGCTACTGTTgtcctcttaagaggacCCAGAATCGAAAGAGGACACTTTTCAACCCATCAGAACTAACAATTATAGTTAGATGTATATAAAACAAATAGTACCATCGTGTTTGCCGTGCTCTCAAATGTCTTAGGGGAAAGTGGCAACCTTTAATTCTAGGGTCAGACTTCAAGTTTTGTCGTCATCGTAATGGTTGCTCGAAAAAATTTGTCGAAAATAATGTCGTTTTGCTGGCAGGAAAATGGCCATCGCATTTGCAATAGTCCCTTCTGAGTAAAGATAACACCAAGTATACCTCATCCAATATGTCAGAAGGAGATGTACGTTGTAAAATTGGGGGAAGGGTGACTGCAAAAGCTTGTCACGTTGTTTTTCTTGGTGAATGTGCTCGTAGATATGGTGCATTGAAGACTACCAAGGTCATTGTTGGGACTGTTGTAGAGGTCACAACCACCAGGAAGCCTCAAACCAACCGTACTTCCACCTTTGTTACTGCTGACTTTGATTTGGGGGGTGGAGCAGTGAAGTGAAGCACGCTGAACATCCGTAGCGTCAAGGCCTTTGTACCAGACTTGACCACGTCACCAAATGACGCTGATACAGCAGCTGTGGCAGCGCCCAACAATATGCTCGAAAACATTGATGCGCTTCCAACCGTAACAGCGGATACTGCAACTGAGACTGATTTGTTTCATATGGAAGCAGGGGTTGATCAACATCCAATTCTCGAACAAGACACGGAGTCACTGGTGCAGCTACCAGTACTTCCAATAGTGCCCAATGCTGACTTTGGTAACAATAACTTTTCCGAGGCAGAAGCTGTCCCTGCTGCAGTAGCACATGGCACAAAGTGGtatgaagatgatgaagctACTCTAAATGatacaaatggcagtgtGCCAATAAAAGACTTCGGTATTTCCACGCCTGTTGGTGAAGTCTTGGGTCCAAACTCTGATATTGGCGGAAAGTACTCGAGACTGGAATACTTCCTTCTGATGTTTCCACCCAAACAGCTCACAACTATGTGTCAGCTAACAAATAACGCTCTGGTGCAACAGAACAAGCACATCATCACTACTGGCGAGCTGCTTCGCTTTTTTGGAATAGTCATTCTGACAACAAAGTTTGAGTACACAAGCCGATCCCAGCTGTGGTCAACAACTGCACTTTCAAAATATATTCCTGCTCGATGCTTTGGACGGACAGGAATGTCAAGACAGCGATTTAACGATATATGGCAATGTCTTTGCTGGAGTGAGCAGCCTCCTGAGCGGCCAGAAGGTATGAGTTCGCAGAGCTACAGATGGAAACGTGTTGATGGCTTTGTAGCCAGGTACAATGATCACCAAAGTACAGCTTTCAAGCCCTCTCACATGATTTGTGTTGACGAGTCCATCTCTCGCTGGTATGGCCAAGGGGGGAATTGGATTAATCATGGGCTGCCTATGTATGTTGCCATAGATCGAAAGCCAGAGAACGGTTGCGAGATCCAAAATGCGGCATGTGGATGTTCCGGAATTATGCTTCGGTTGAAACTGGTCAAGTCAAAGACTGCTCGGGAAGAAGGGGATGAGGGTGGTCTAAGCGACAATCATCTTTTACTTGGCACAAGGATTCTCAAAGAGCTAGTTACTCCTTGGGCATGGACAAACCAAGTTGTATGTGCTGATTCCTATTTCGCTTCTGTTGGTGCTGCATTGGAGTTGAGACAAATAGGTTTGGGATTTATTGGGGTTGTGAAGAGTGCAACAAAGCACTTTCCAATGGCTTATCTTTCGAGACTGGAGTTCAATCATCGAGGAGACCGAAAAGGATTGTTGATGAAAGACGGACTCAATGGAAGTAGCTTGATGGCGTTTGTATGGATTGATCGTGATTGCCGATACTTTATATCAAGTGTGTCCAGTCTTGATGCCGGCAGTCCATTTGTTCGATATTGATGGAGGCAGAttcagcaattgccaaatgCTGACCCAGAGAGAATCGAAATTGTTGTACCacaaccaaaagcagcagAATTGTACTATACTACATGCGGAATGGTAGACAGGCACAACCGTCATTGCCAGGATACCCTCAT
It includes:
- the hUba1 gene encoding ubiquitin-activating enzyme E1, protein 2 (Ubiquitin activating enzyme E1, homolog to fungal UBA), encoding MSAERMEATATAEVDEKLYSRQLYVMGHEAQRRMMASNVLLVGCSGLGVEIAKNCILAGISSMMLVDPTPPTSFDLGGNFYLQESDIGGTKGRAALCKDSLAQLNQYVSVTTADVPDLSVDSVLPLIDGSLTCVVVTVPLPKALVIQLNEACREQKVSFIYSLTMSVFGMAFCDFGDAFVVADKDGEAAATSQIESVVHENPAVVKVLEDHGRHGLEDGDKVSFARLHGVPGLEEGREYAIKTTGPFTFELPEVDLSGIADGDGAGHAVNQQGYITQIKQPVTLKFESYAEKLEKPGELMMSDFAKFDRPPLLHLAFQAVAAYLDEKGELPMPGDVNTAKEVLALANTLDKEGILKSNFQVAERLLMHFASGARACLSPMCAALGGMVGQEVLKACSGKFTPIPGFFYLDADETLPDTLIDSSLVQPTGTSRYDSQVAVFGSDMQENINNLQYFMVGAGAIGCEMLKNWALMGVGCSSKGHVYVTDMDRIEKSNLSRQFLFRNTDIDKFKSATAADAAKAMNPKLNVTAYQEKVAQDTEHLFGDDFYDKLSGVCTALDNVEARLYVDQRCLFYRLPMLESGTLGTKGNTQVVVPHLTEHYGATRDPPEKSIPVCTLKNFPNQIQHTLQWARDWFEGAFKQSADEVNAYLSMPPSQYLETLQPNTKTESLKLLRRTLVDERPLTFEDCVTWARLTFENLFNNQIRQLLYNFPPDQVTSSGTKFWSGSKRCPKPLVFDIDAVDEDAGMRNHFDFVVAAANMRAQLYGIKGRTDEDYFRQTLKDVIVPDFSPAEGVKIAANDEEAKATDGNGMDTGDAEADELWGSLPKPSELAGFRLQGIDFDKDLDEQMLFVTACSNLRAMNYQIPTEDTHRSRAIAGRIIPAIATTTALVTGLICLELYKMVGTARKKLSIDAYKNGFINLAIPFMTLSEPTAPAKTKALVKGKEWEWTPWDSLDMSLGDITMGEFMDYFENEYNLEISMLSHGVSILYSFFANKKKVEERKSMKMTDVITSITKKEFPSNQLFIILEIIANDKDTDEEVDLPYVRFRFR
- a CDS encoding predicted protein: MQKKKTLPLVDDIGTCNSNISRKLTASQPDTEDNEDQRGDEEGYADLATCNNEDDDDDSDNENGDENETATLDASDQLVHISQRVIPTEVFDTTKKIAPMLLQLRTPQPFKSHFASTNFPVKLSPISMYKQHHFRTKVRQRSPKRWTPSPCISPASLADGFHYRCRSFEDPFEQRDDREEVILVKKAYSDEEETESAKSCDSRSRLLTTSIAHAKHRTNLCLPVKAIPYRGFSPKSVGRTSGSPEERVGLLKAEALETQSRIKPYNLEGILDRRQHRFQTRHKDESEFERPIWILQGRMATQAKGEGDNQSEDRREEISPALPHDTPTFLVSSVTTKAGKAISDDAVSLQMMGPDGILHQESGKERPSLVSSKTLQDRMNCKSQCTILHERRRQSSRKMRSIASHCGNYSHGACMDALHGDGDLSTVTELPSEEERTQASTADCPARPPIDILSYGSSLADSKSVTALNDDMTIEDNFLLGQIQSSSIEVYLEGMEI
- a CDS encoding predicted protein codes for the protein MSEGDTTKVIVGTVVEVTTTRKPQTNRTSTFVTADFDLGGGAVNVKAFVPDLTTSPNDADTAAVAAPNNMLENIDALPTVTADTATETDLFHMEAGVDQHPILEQDTESLVQLPVLPIVPNADFGNNNFSEAEAVPAAVAHGTKWYEDDEATLNDTNGSVPIKDFGISTPVGEVLGPNSDIGGKYSRLEYFLLMFPPKQLTTMCQLTNNALVQQNKHIITTGELLRFFGIVILTTKFEYTSRSQLWSTTALSKYIPARCFGRTGMSRQRFNDIWQCLCWSEQPPERPEGMSSQSYRWKRVDGFVARYNDHQSTAFKPSHMICVDESISRWYGQGGNWINHGLPMYVAIDRKPENGCEIQNAACGCSGIMLRLKLVKSKTAREEGDEGGLSDNHLLLGTRILKELVTPWAWTNQVVCADSYFASVGAALELRQIGLGFIGVVKSATKHFPMAYLSRLEFNHRGDRKGLLMKDGLNGSSLMAFVWIDRDCRYFISSVSSLDAGSPFVRY